ACGATAAAGGAGCTGGCGGCGGAATACCATGCCGCTTTGCTGGATCTCGGCATGTTGTTCGACAAGGCCGGGAAAGTGGGGCTGGATAAATACTCGCTGATCCAGAACGTTGCCAATACCAATAAAACCGATGGTGTACATCCCACGCCGGAGGGGTATCGTTTTATCGGGCTGGCCGCGTATCAATATATAGTTTATCATGATCTGCCGCAAAAGCGCATCGTCTGCTTCGGGGACAGTATTACGGCCGGGGATGGCGGTGTTGATAAGAACAGCTATCCGGCATACCTGAAGAGATTACTGACACCGGCATAATATCATTCACATATAACAGATTCAAACCATGAAGTGCAAATTCCTGATCTGCGCGGTAGCGTTTTTTTTATGTCAGCAACTGGCATGGGGTAATTTTAAGGTAGATGTATGTATCTATGGCGGCAGCTCAGCCGGCGTAATTGCTGCATACACGGCGAAGAAGGCTGGGCGTTCCGTACTGCTGATAGAACCGGGCAAACATCTTGGCGGCCTTTCCTCCGGGGGGCTGGGTTACACTGACATCGGCAATAAATACGCCATCCGCGGCCTTTCGCTGGAATTTTACCGGCAGATCGGGCAACACTACGGCAAATTTGAACAATGGATATTTGAGCCGCATGTAGCAGAAAGCCTTTTTACAGATTATGTGAATCGTGCGAAGGTGGAAGTGCTGTACCAGCATCGCCTGCTCTCCGCCCGTAAAGAGAACGGCGCCATTACGGAAATTCAGCTCGATGCCGGCGGAGCAACCGTTACCGTTTCCGCAAAAATGTTCATCGACTGCACCTATGAAGGCGACCTGATGGCAAAAGCCGGGGTGAGCTACACCGTGGGCAGGGAAGGGAACGATATGTACAACGAAACCTGGAACGGCGTGCAAATGCTGGACGGGCATCAGATACCGGACGGTGTTGATCCATATAAAACACCCGGCGACCCTTCCAGCGGACTGTTGTGGGGGATCAGCCCCGCGCCGCTGGCGCAGAAAGGCAGCGGGGACAAACTCGTACAGGCTTATAATTACCGCATCTGCCTCACCAGGGACCCCGCCAATATGGTGCCCATTACAGAGCCGGATAACTATGATATCAACCGTTACGAGCTGCTTGCACGGCTGTTCAAGGCGCAACCCAACAGAACAACCCTCAACGATTACCTGATCGTGAGCGGAATGCCCAATAACAAAACAGATATCAATAACAGGAACGGATTTTCCACAGATATGATCGGCGCGAACCACGATTACCCGGAAGCAGACTATGCGACCCGTGCAAAGATCATCAAAGCGCATGAGGACTATACCAAAGGGCTGCTGTATTTCTTCGCTACGGATCCCCGTGTGCCGGCGCCCCTGCAGAAGGAAATGCGCAAATGGGGCTATCCAAAGGATGAATACACAGACAACGGGCATTGGTCTCCGCAGTTATATGTGCGGGAAGCCCGCCGCATGGTAGGCGCCTATGTGATGACACAGGCGAATTGCGTAGGGGAGGAAGTGGTGACCGATGGCGTAGGCATGGCGGCCTATACTATGGACTCGCATAATACACAGCGTATCGTCATCCGCAAGAACGGGAAAGATATGGTGAAGAACGAAGGAAATGTGGAAGTGGGTGGTTTCCCGCCGTATCCGGTATCTTACCGTGCACTGATCCCCAAGGCAGGGGAGTGCAGCAATCTGCTCGTGCCCGTTTGCCTTTCGGCCAGCCATATCGCCTACGGCTCCATCAGGATGGAACCGGTGTTCATGGCACTCGCACAGGCAACGGCAGTGGCGGCGGACCTCGCCATCGCCAACGGCACTTCCGTGCAGGAAGTGGACGCCGCCAAAGTGGCCGGCATCCTTACCAGCAACCCGCTAGCGGACGGCAGACTGGGTGATGTGCTGCTGGACAATGCGACGGCAAACCCGGAGCTGGCAGGAGACTGGAAAACAGAAAAAGGCAAAGGCGCTTACGGTACGGATATGCTTACAGCGGAAAAAAATGCAAAAGCCATCTTCCGCCCGGCTATCGGGAAAACCGGCCGTTATGCGATCTATATGTATTATCCGCGTCTGAAAAATAACGCTGCTGTTACTCATGTAAAAGTGGTGAGCGGCAAAAAACAGCAGTTGGTGCCGGTGAAGGCCGAAGATGTAAAGGTGGTGGGCCAGACCTCCGGGGAATGGGTGAAACTCGGCACTTTCAAGCTTAAAAAAGGCACTGGCTCCTATGTGGAGATCTCCGCCGGAGAAACCGGCGAAGGCCTCGTGGTGGCCGATGCGCTGCTCTGGGTGCCTGAAAAAAGATAAAGCAGCAGTTTTAACGATATTTTCTTATGTTTGCAGTATGTCAGGCATTGTACATACTGCAAACATTTTTACTTTCCGGCGCGTCCTGCCGGATGGTTTGCATTTCTATGCCTGTATCAAACAGCATTTCCGCGTTTTCTGCAACAAGCTGTACTATTTTTCAAACTTTAAGGACTTCAATACTTCCACCCTGGCCTGCTAGTTAACTCCCGCGGCACAGGGTTACATCTTGTATTTATATTATTTGCTATTACCCGGACCAGAAAAGGGGCCGGTGTATGGCATCTTTTCGTTTTATAACTTTTAATAGCAAAAGACAATCAACATTCATTCATAAATCAAAAAACTATGAAAAAAGCAGAACAAACACTTGTACTCAGACATGATGATCATGAAACACTGACATCCTACCTGAGCACCCAGGAACTGTCCGGCAATCATAGCATCGAGGCGCTGCAAACGGAATTGAAGAAAGCGAAGCTCGTCAGCAAGGAGGAATTTCCGGAGGATGCTATCCGCCTGAACTCAAAAGTAAAGATCAAGGACGCTAATAACGGCAAGGAAATGGAAGTGGTGCTGGTGATGCCCGATGATGCCGATATCAAACAACGGAAAATATCCGTAACAGCCCCTGTAGGCATCGCCCTCATCGGCTTCCGCAAAGGTCAGAAAGTAGGCTGGCAGGTACCCGCCGGCATGAAAACTTTCACCATTCTGGACGTGGTGAACCAGGAATAATTTGTTGCAAAATCCTGGTATGGCCGCATGCGATACCAGGATTTGAACAATTTTTACCGCCCAACGGTAAAAAGTACCATAAACCCCATAAACTGCCATTTGCCGCTTCTCCGTCCCGCCGTACCTTTGTACCGTCATGAAAACGGTGATCCCGGTATATAACATCTGCAGCATCAGTAAAGGGCATCATCAGCAGGATCTGCTGGTGGAGCGGCTGGACCATTACCTGGAAAAGAACTATCAAAAGGTACATACCCAGCACGGACACGATTTTTATCACCTGGTGCTGTTCACCCGGGGCAGCGGTTCCCATATTATCGATTTTACTTCTTTTACCGTACAACCTTACCAGCTCTATTTCATGGCGCCGGGTCAGGTGCACAGCTGGCATTTCAAGCCCGGCGTGGACGGGTACATCGTTCATTTCTCCGCGGCGTTTTTTCACGCGTTCCTGCTTGATCACGATTATCTCGATCGTTTCCCGTTCTTCAGTGGGGAAAGCAGAGACCAGATCATCGATATACCCCCGGACAGCAGAAAGCAGATCACGGAAATATTCGAGTATATGCTGGCGGATGTGATCCGGCATGATATGGTGAGAACGCTGTTGTTGCAGTTATTCCTGCTGACGGAAAAGATTGCCGCGCCGCGGGCATTGCAGCAGGTGCCGCAGCAGAAGCAACTCGTGCTGCGGAACTTCCGGCAACTGATCAATAAGCATTTCCGTTCCATCAAATTACCAAAGCAATACGCGGAGCTGTTGTACATCACGCCAAACCATCTGAATGCGCTCTGCCAGGAGCTGCTCGGCAGAACCGCCGGGGAACTGATCCGGCAGCGGATATTGCTGGAGGCAAAACGGATGCTCACCAATGCCGATATGACCGTCACCCAGATCGCGTATGACCTCAATTTCCAGGACAACTCCTACTTTAACCGCTTCTTCAAAAAATACCAGGGCGTCACCCCGGATGATTTCAGAAAGAGCTTAAAATGATCAATATATGTGCGCTGCTCAACAACAACATAAGCCCAGCCTGCTCTTGAGCATATTGGGTAACAGATGCCCCCGCTGCCGCAGAGGCAGGCTGTTCGAGGAATCAAACCCCTACCGCCTTCGCCGCTTTATGCGGATGAATAAGCATTGCCCCGTTTGCGGGCAGGCCACAGAACCGGAAACAGGCTTTTACTTCGGCACAGGCTATGTCAGCTACGCCCTTTCCATTGCCCTCAGTGTGGCCACATTTGTAGCATGGTGGGTGCTGATCGGTTTTTCGCTGGATGATAACCGCCTGTTCTGGTGGCTGGGACTGAACGGCGTATTGCTTGTGCTGATGCAGCCGTTGCTGATGCGCATCTCGCGGACGATCTGGCTGGCCTTTTTTGTGTATTACGATCCGGAATGGCCGCAGCTCACCGCACCGCAGCAATAGGACCGGCTTTTTGGTACAATTACTGTGATATGTGCAGAAAACGACAGGCTATGCGACAATTGTTCATCGAAAAGGCGATTATTATAGACGCCCATGTGTCAGATGTCTGGAAAGTGCTGACCGACCCACAGTTGAGCAAACAATGGATACAGGAATGGTGGCCGGAGGTGGAAGCGCTGGAGTCGGACTGGCGGCCCGGAAGCCCCGTTGTGTGGAAATTAAAGGACGGTCAGACCGGAGCGGATGGGAAAGTGGCCATTGCGGACCCTTACACCTTGCTCAGCTTCACCTTCCGGATCAATGAGCCGGATACTTCGAAGCAGGAGACCATCACCTACAAACTGGAGGAGCGGGACGGCCATACCTACCTGCTCGTACGCGTGGGTGATTACGGTGATACCGATGAGCATGAGCAGTGCTACCCCGGTGCCGTGGAAAGCTGGGATATTTCCCTGCCGAAGATCAAGGCGCTTTCCGAAAAATGAGTATTGGAGGTATGCCATTTTAACCGTATTTTATCCATCCATAAAAACCCTTTCCCATGTTCCATTCCCGTAGAAAATTCCTTCAGTATTCTGCCTATATGGGCGCAGGAGCGCTGGCAATGCCGCTGGCCGGGCTGGCCGTTCCCTCACAGCAAAAGAAACTTGGTGTTGCCTTGGTAGGGCTGGGCAGTTATTCCACTCACCAGCTGGCGCCGGCATTACAACAAACAAACCACATCGAACTGCGCGGCATCGTTACCGGCACACCATCAAAGATCCCCGTATGGCTGGAGAAATACCGGATACCGGAGCAGAATGTGTACAACTACGATAATTTCGACAAGATCGCGGACAATAAAGATATTGACATCGTGTACATCGTGCTGCCAAATTCCATGCATGCGGAGTTTACCATCCGCGGTGCAAAGGCCGGCAAACATGTGATCTGCGAAAAGCCTATGTCCGTCAGCGTAAAAGAGGGGCAGGAGATGATCGATGCCTGCAAAAAAGCCAATAAGCAGCTGGCCATAGGTTACCGTTTGCATTACGATCCCTTTCACCTGGAATTTATACGGCACAGTCGCGATCAGGTGTTCGGTAAGGTGCTGGCGGTGGAGGCGAGTGATGGCTTCCGCGCGGGAGACCCCAATCAGTGGCGGTTGAAGAAGGCTTTGTCCGGCGGCGGGCCATTGATGGATGTGGGGATATACGCTATCCAGGGCGCGAGGTACACCATAGGAGAGGAGCCCATCGCGGTAACGGCACAGGAGTTCCCCAAAACGATGCCGGAGAAATTCAGGGATGTGGAAGAATCGCTTGCATGGCAGCTTTATTTCCCCGGCGGCGCTATTGCCAATTCATATTCCACTTACACCACCAATGTGAACCGCCTGTTTGCCGGCGCAGAGAAAGGATGGTTCGAGATCAATAATGCTTTCGGCTACAGCGGCCAAAAGATGCGCACCAATAAAGGCCCGCTGGATATCGCGCCCATCAACCAGCAGGCTGCGCATATGGACGGTGTGGCCTTGTCCATCCTGGAGAATAAACCCGCCAACAACGTATCCGGAGAGGAAGGGCTGCGGGACATGATCGTGATCGAAGGGATCTATGAGGCGATCGCCAGCGGAAAGAAAGTGGACCTGAAAATAGGGTAGCGTCAAGCAGGCAACTGCTCGAATACATAATACAAGGGCGATTCTTCCAGCACCCGGCGCTGGCCTTCTTCCCATTTTATCAGGCGGATAAATCCCTCCGATATTTCTATTCCGGTGATATCCCCGTCATCGAAGCAACAGCAGCCGGTGTTGAAATAGGTAGGTTGGGCCATGGTTTTCACGAATTGTTTTCCGGCGTATTCGGCCTCCCGTTTGGCCAGGTCGTTCTTTAAACGGATGGCGAGTGCGGTGTCTCCTGCCTGCTGCGCCCGTTCCAGTTGCTTCGTCAACCTGTCAATATGGTCCAGCGAAGCGAAAACCGGTTTATGCGTATGCCCGGAGATCAGAAAAGTGTTTTTGTATTGAAGGGTCCATTCATACATCACCACATTATGGCGGTCTACCAGGTCGAATGAATCGGAAACAGTGTTCATGCGGATGTCCAATAAACGCTGTATGGGCGTCCAGATAGCCGCCACGAACCATTTTGAGAAAGCATTGCCGTCGCTCCGCTGATCCCCCTGATGGCCGTGGGTCAGCAGGATGGAGTATGTCTCCCCGTCATAGGGGAATTGCAGGATCAACCCTTCATGAACTTTCAGTTTTGCGCCGAAGAGCGGCTTCAGGAACTGCATCCGCGGCACGGCGTAGTTCCATTCCAGGTCGTGATTCCCGAAAATGCGGTAGTACTTGTCCTGTTGCAGGAACTTCGCTTCCTCAAGCAGGGACAGCCTGTTCTTTTCAATGACGACGCCGGGAGTATTTTCCCATAATTCTTCGCAGTCGCCTAGGTTAACGAGCGTATAATCCTGTGCATAATACCAGTCCAGCGCGCACATGTAGTTGTCCGCCGCCGGCATAAAATCATCTGCCGCATCTCTGGCGCCCTTGTGCTGGTCAGAAAAAATGATGAAGCGTGCTTTTTCCGGTTGAACAGAAAGGAGGAAGCCTTTCTCCTGTTTGCCTTTCAGGATGTCTTCCCGTAGCTGGGAGAGCGAACTGAACACCAGCCGGCTGTCGGGTTTCGAAGATATCCTGTCTGCCAGCCAGATCACGGGTTTGCGGAATATTTTCTGCAGGAGTTTTTTCAAAAGATCAATCTTGCGTGTAACAAATATGTATGGGAAGAAAATATTGAACGGCCACCGGCTCCCCTTTGTGCCTTCCCGGTTTCCATTTTGGCATAGCTTTCATCGCGCGGATGACTTCTTTTTCCAGTGAATTGGGTTGGCGGTCACCCGCGGGTTTTATATCGCAAATGCTTCCTTTTTTATCGATCACAAATTGTATGCGCACTGATCCCCGGATATCCTCATCTTTCGCCGGACGGTAACGTGTATAGCGCGTGATATAACGAAGCAGCGAATCCTGGCCTCCGGGATATTCCGGCATTTCATCCACAATCGTGTACACCTGCTCCTTTGCAGACTGAGCGAGACATTCATACAGGAAAAATGAAGCAAACAGGAACAGGATGATCTTTTTCATATACCGGTTAAAGATAAAATATATCTTTTACTTTGAAGATAGTCAAAGTGCGGCCAACGGCCGGAACTTTACGGATTTAGTCGTAGTTTTAGATATGAACAGACTTTTGATACTGGCACTGGTAATCATCTGCTGCGGATGTTCACCGCAGCCCTACAAAGCCACCAACAAGATCTACCGGAAACAGGCAAAGCAGTGGGCTGCCGTATTGCGTCAGGAGCCTGCCGCCGTGGCGATAGATTCTGTGGCAAACGCCCCCTGGTGGGCAGGTACCATTAATTTCAATCTGCGCAAGCCCAACTTCGTCATCATTCATCATACCGCTCAAAACTCCTGTGAGCAGACGCTTCGCACTTTTACGCTGGAGCGCACACAGGTCAGCGCGCATTATGTGATCTGCAGGAATGGCACTGTCCATCATATGCTTAACGACTATTTGCGTGCATGGCATGGCGGAGTGGCCCGCTGGGGCACAATGACCGATATCAATTCGGCTTCTATTGGCATTGAGCTGGACAATAACGGGTTTGAGCCTTTCGAGCCGGCACAGGTACGCAGCCTGATGATACTGCTCGATACCCTGCAGCATCGGTACAACATCCCCGCTTCCAACTTCATCGGTCATGGGGACATAGCGCCCCGCCGCAAGAATGACCCAAGTGTGCTGTTCCCCTGGGACCAGCTGGCAGAAAAGGGCTTCGGCCTCTGGTACGGGGATACCTCGCTGGTACAGGTGCCGGAAAACTTTTCCACCCTGCAGGCGCTCCGTACCGTGGGATATGATCTGACAGACACCACTGCCGCTATCCTGGCGTTCAAAAGACACTTCATCCCCTCGGATTCCACCGGCATGCCCGGTGTACTGGACGAAAAGGGAAAAAAGATACTCATCAGCGTACTGGAGAAGAACTGATAAAGTCAATTTTTAATTCTATATCGACATTACTGCATACAAATAAAACGCGGGAAGAGAACTCCCCGCGTTGTTTTTTTAATTCCACTTATGAATGAATGTAATCAGTAAAAATCGTTCTGTTCCAATGCCGGGTTGAGGTCTCTTTCGCCCAGCGGTATGGGCCACCAGTAATCCCTGGCGGCATTGAATTTTCTTGTTTCAAGACGGTCGCCATTGTATTTGAACACATCGCCGTTCAATTCCGTTTCAGCTGTTTTCCAACGGCGGATGTCGTTGTAATACTGCCCTTCGCCGGCCAGCTCGATGCGCCTTTCATGGCGGATGATACTGCGCAGCTGCTCCTGTGTTTTATTGCGGGCGATCCTGGGCATGCCCACGCGTCCTCGGAGTGTATCCAGGGCATCATAAACATCGGCGTTCGGTCCGCCGAACTCGTTTTGCGCTTCCGCGAACATCAGCAGTACATCGGCATACCGGAGTACGATGAAGTTAGTTTCAGACTGCCCGTTCACGAGCGAAGCCTTGTCCGCCGGCGGCGCTTCGCGGTCGTAAATGCTGAATTTCTTCATGCCGAAACCGGTGATGGCAAAACGGGTATTGGTCACCACTTCACCCATGTACATATCACCGGGGAAGGTCATGGTGCCATACAGGCGGGGGTCGCGGTTGAGGTAAGGGTTCGCGGGATCGTAGCGCGGAGATTGTGCTGCGGGCAGGCCATCATCCATCAGGTAGGCCTCTGCCAGCCCAAGTAAAGGCTGGTTGGTACCATACTGGCGGCAGATCAGGTCAAAGGAGCTGCCCTGGTTCGGGAACACGTACTGCACATCAAAGATCACTTCCTTGTTGTTCTCATTGGCCGGCATGAACAGCTGGCGGTAGTCTTCAAACAAGCCGTAGCCGGTCTGCCCGGAGAGGTCCATGAGATTTTTGGCAGCATCCGCGGCGTCTTTCCATTTCTGCGTATTGTTGGTACCGGCAAAAAGCGGGCTGGCCTCATACAGCAGCAATTTTGTCCTGAGTGCCATGGCTGCGCCGCGGGTAGCGCGGCCTTTGTCGCCGGCTGCGGTGTATTTGTAGGGCAGCTTGAGTTCCGCACTGTCCAGGTCCCGGAAGATCTGTGCCACCACATCTGCACGCGGCGCACGCGGGATATCGCTTTGCGTTTCCTTGTTGGGTGGGTCCAGTATCACGGGCACACCGCCATAATAGTTTTGCAGCAGAAAGTAATAGAGGGAGCGCAGGAAATAAGCTTCTCCTTTCATCCTGTCTTTTTCCGCGGCCGGGAGGCTGGTCACCTCATCCACTTTGGCGAGGAAGGTGTTGCAACGGCCTATGCCGCCGTAACAATCAGCCCAGCGGGCAGAGATCACTCCACCGCTGGCTGATTGCTGCAGACCGCTGGCAATGGCGTTGTAGCTCATGCTGTTGCTGTAATTGTAGGCATTGGGGGAAGCTGTTTCTTCCCATAACGCCGTTGCATTGTTGGAGCCTTTTCCGCCATAAATGCCGGTGTTGCGCAATATAGAGTAGCATCCGGTAAGGCCGGCCCGGGCCGCCTCCGGAGTGGTCCAGTACGTGCTTTCCACGTACCGGTCGGTAGGAGCAGTGTTCAGTAAATCCGTATTACAGCCCGTTGCCATAAAAAGGCAGGCAACACCTGCTGTGAATAATATCTTTTGCATATGCATGTTTTGTCGCATTATAAAGTAACGTTAATACCTCCGCTGAAAGTTTTCAGCATGGGATAGGTGTACATCTCATTCCTGTTGAGCAGGGATTCCGGGTCAAAGTCCTTATACTTCGAAAAGGTTACCAGGTTCTCTGCATTCACGTATACAGATACCCTGTTGATCTTTACTTTGCTGAGCCAGGCCTGCGGCAGCGCATAGGCCAGCTGTATGTTCTTCAGGCGGAGATACGATCCGTCGCGCAGCCAGAAAGTGGAGCGTTGTGTAAAGTTCCAGGTGGCGGCGGTGGTCAGCAGGGGAAGGCGTGCATTCGGGTTTTCAGGCGTCCAGCTGTCCGTTGCCCATTCCTTGGTGGCATTGGCGCCGTTGTTGAAAGGGTAGGCGAGGTTTGCCGTAGGATATACTTTAACACCGGATACGCCCTGGAATGCGCTGGAGAGGGAAATGCCCCTGTAGTCCACGTTCAGGCCGAAAGCAAAAGTATATTTCGGCATGATGGAAGAGGCGCTCACTACAACACGGTCGTCACCATTGATAAGGCCATCTTCCTTCACATCCTTGTACCTGATGTATCCTGGCCTGGTATCGTTACTTTGAACAGGTCCTTTAGCCACATCATCGGGTGTCTGGAAATACCCGTCCGCCTCAAGAATGTAGTAGGAACTGATGGGATAGCCTTTTTGTGTAATGGTGCCGGTACCGTAAATGATCTCGCCTTTCAGATCCACCACTTCGTTCTTGTTGTAAGCGATGTTGCCGAAAACGGAATAGTTCAGATCGCGGAAGCTGTTCTTGTACTGCAGCGTGATCTCGTAACCGGTATTGTCAACCGTACCTACGTTCTGTTTCGGACCGGCAAGATTTCCCACCTGTGAGGGTAGTGCCACTTCCCGGAGAATGCCATCCGTTCTTTTTTTATACACATCAACGGTAAGGGCTACACGATTTTTCAGCAGGTTCACATCCACACCACCGTTGTAGGTGGTGGTGGTTTCCCAGGAAATGCTCGGGTCTGCATAAGCCGTGGCGGCAGCGCCGGAAGAGAGCGTTCCGCCGAAGCTGTAGTCCTGCCCCAGGTTCACGGCCTGTTCGTAGCTGTAGAGGGCAACAGCCTGGTTGCCCAGCTGACCCGCGGAAACACGCAGTTTCAACTGATCGATGAAGCTGGCATTGAAGAAAGATTCCCTGTCAATGCGCCAGCCTGCGGACACAGCGGGGAAATAGCCCCAACGGTTGCCTGCGGCAAAACGGCTTGAGCCGTCCGCCCGGAAAGTAGCTTCCAGGAGGTATTTGCCGTCAAATTCGTAGTTCACGCGCCCGAAGTATGACATGATCACATCACGGGTACTGTTGCCGCCCGTGGCATTCCAGATCGTTCCCGCATCCAGTGCCGGGAGGGATGCATCCAGGTAACCGGTCATGCTGGCATTGAACTGGTCGGTATCGAAATTATCATAGCTGGAGCCGACCATTGCGGAAAGGTTGTG
This genomic stretch from Chitinophaga sp. XS-30 harbors:
- a CDS encoding FAD-dependent oxidoreductase, which translates into the protein MKCKFLICAVAFFLCQQLAWGNFKVDVCIYGGSSAGVIAAYTAKKAGRSVLLIEPGKHLGGLSSGGLGYTDIGNKYAIRGLSLEFYRQIGQHYGKFEQWIFEPHVAESLFTDYVNRAKVEVLYQHRLLSARKENGAITEIQLDAGGATVTVSAKMFIDCTYEGDLMAKAGVSYTVGREGNDMYNETWNGVQMLDGHQIPDGVDPYKTPGDPSSGLLWGISPAPLAQKGSGDKLVQAYNYRICLTRDPANMVPITEPDNYDINRYELLARLFKAQPNRTTLNDYLIVSGMPNNKTDINNRNGFSTDMIGANHDYPEADYATRAKIIKAHEDYTKGLLYFFATDPRVPAPLQKEMRKWGYPKDEYTDNGHWSPQLYVREARRMVGAYVMTQANCVGEEVVTDGVGMAAYTMDSHNTQRIVIRKNGKDMVKNEGNVEVGGFPPYPVSYRALIPKAGECSNLLVPVCLSASHIAYGSIRMEPVFMALAQATAVAADLAIANGTSVQEVDAAKVAGILTSNPLADGRLGDVLLDNATANPELAGDWKTEKGKGAYGTDMLTAEKNAKAIFRPAIGKTGRYAIYMYYPRLKNNAAVTHVKVVSGKKQQLVPVKAEDVKVVGQTSGEWVKLGTFKLKKGTGSYVEISAGETGEGLVVADALLWVPEKR
- the rnk gene encoding nucleoside diphosphate kinase regulator, coding for MKKAEQTLVLRHDDHETLTSYLSTQELSGNHSIEALQTELKKAKLVSKEEFPEDAIRLNSKVKIKDANNGKEMEVVLVMPDDADIKQRKISVTAPVGIALIGFRKGQKVGWQVPAGMKTFTILDVVNQE
- a CDS encoding helix-turn-helix transcriptional regulator, which encodes MKTVIPVYNICSISKGHHQQDLLVERLDHYLEKNYQKVHTQHGHDFYHLVLFTRGSGSHIIDFTSFTVQPYQLYFMAPGQVHSWHFKPGVDGYIVHFSAAFFHAFLLDHDYLDRFPFFSGESRDQIIDIPPDSRKQITEIFEYMLADVIRHDMVRTLLLQLFLLTEKIAAPRALQQVPQQKQLVLRNFRQLINKHFRSIKLPKQYAELLYITPNHLNALCQELLGRTAGELIRQRILLEAKRMLTNADMTVTQIAYDLNFQDNSYFNRFFKKYQGVTPDDFRKSLK
- a CDS encoding DUF983 domain-containing protein encodes the protein MRMNKHCPVCGQATEPETGFYFGTGYVSYALSIALSVATFVAWWVLIGFSLDDNRLFWWLGLNGVLLVLMQPLLMRISRTIWLAFFVYYDPEWPQLTAPQQ
- a CDS encoding SRPBCC domain-containing protein, encoding MRQLFIEKAIIIDAHVSDVWKVLTDPQLSKQWIQEWWPEVEALESDWRPGSPVVWKLKDGQTGADGKVAIADPYTLLSFTFRINEPDTSKQETITYKLEERDGHTYLLVRVGDYGDTDEHEQCYPGAVESWDISLPKIKALSEK
- a CDS encoding Gfo/Idh/MocA family protein, encoding MFHSRRKFLQYSAYMGAGALAMPLAGLAVPSQQKKLGVALVGLGSYSTHQLAPALQQTNHIELRGIVTGTPSKIPVWLEKYRIPEQNVYNYDNFDKIADNKDIDIVYIVLPNSMHAEFTIRGAKAGKHVICEKPMSVSVKEGQEMIDACKKANKQLAIGYRLHYDPFHLEFIRHSRDQVFGKVLAVEASDGFRAGDPNQWRLKKALSGGGPLMDVGIYAIQGARYTIGEEPIAVTAQEFPKTMPEKFRDVEESLAWQLYFPGGAIANSYSTYTTNVNRLFAGAEKGWFEINNAFGYSGQKMRTNKGPLDIAPINQQAAHMDGVALSILENKPANNVSGEEGLRDMIVIEGIYEAIASGKKVDLKIG
- a CDS encoding metallophosphoesterase, with the protein product MKKLLQKIFRKPVIWLADRISSKPDSRLVFSSLSQLREDILKGKQEKGFLLSVQPEKARFIIFSDQHKGARDAADDFMPAADNYMCALDWYYAQDYTLVNLGDCEELWENTPGVVIEKNRLSLLEEAKFLQQDKYYRIFGNHDLEWNYAVPRMQFLKPLFGAKLKVHEGLILQFPYDGETYSILLTHGHQGDQRSDGNAFSKWFVAAIWTPIQRLLDIRMNTVSDSFDLVDRHNVVMYEWTLQYKNTFLISGHTHKPVFASLDHIDRLTKQLERAQQAGDTALAIRLKNDLAKREAEYAGKQFVKTMAQPTYFNTGCCCFDDGDITGIEISEGFIRLIKWEEGQRRVLEESPLYYVFEQLPA
- a CDS encoding energy transducer TonB, coding for MKKIILFLFASFFLYECLAQSAKEQVYTIVDEMPEYPGGQDSLLRYITRYTRYRPAKDEDIRGSVRIQFVIDKKGSICDIKPAGDRQPNSLEKEVIRAMKAMPKWKPGRHKGEPVAVQYFLPIHICYTQD
- a CDS encoding N-acetylmuramoyl-L-alanine amidase; this translates as MNRLLILALVIICCGCSPQPYKATNKIYRKQAKQWAAVLRQEPAAVAIDSVANAPWWAGTINFNLRKPNFVIIHHTAQNSCEQTLRTFTLERTQVSAHYVICRNGTVHHMLNDYLRAWHGGVARWGTMTDINSASIGIELDNNGFEPFEPAQVRSLMILLDTLQHRYNIPASNFIGHGDIAPRRKNDPSVLFPWDQLAEKGFGLWYGDTSLVQVPENFSTLQALRTVGYDLTDTTAAILAFKRHFIPSDSTGMPGVLDEKGKKILISVLEKN
- a CDS encoding RagB/SusD family nutrient uptake outer membrane protein is translated as MQKILFTAGVACLFMATGCNTDLLNTAPTDRYVESTYWTTPEAARAGLTGCYSILRNTGIYGGKGSNNATALWEETASPNAYNYSNSMSYNAIASGLQQSASGGVISARWADCYGGIGRCNTFLAKVDEVTSLPAAEKDRMKGEAYFLRSLYYFLLQNYYGGVPVILDPPNKETQSDIPRAPRADVVAQIFRDLDSAELKLPYKYTAAGDKGRATRGAAMALRTKLLLYEASPLFAGTNNTQKWKDAADAAKNLMDLSGQTGYGLFEDYRQLFMPANENNKEVIFDVQYVFPNQGSSFDLICRQYGTNQPLLGLAEAYLMDDGLPAAQSPRYDPANPYLNRDPRLYGTMTFPGDMYMGEVVTNTRFAITGFGMKKFSIYDREAPPADKASLVNGQSETNFIVLRYADVLLMFAEAQNEFGGPNADVYDALDTLRGRVGMPRIARNKTQEQLRSIIRHERRIELAGEGQYYNDIRRWKTAETELNGDVFKYNGDRLETRKFNAARDYWWPIPLGERDLNPALEQNDFY